TTTTGCGGATCAAACTCTGCTTCGGTGTGCGCATGAATTGAAAGTGCGTGCAGACCAAATTGAAATTCCTTCTCTAGCAAGTTCATTATGTGAGCGTGGCGAAGAACGGGCCGGACACCTTCAAATTTTTTAGAAACTATGACCACTTTAAAATGTGTCTGAGCATCGGGGCCCACAGAATGCATATAGCTTTCGTCAATAACCTCAAGCCTCGACGGCGAAAACTCTTGTTTCAACAATTTCTCGATCGTATTTGCTCTTAAGTTCATAGGTGTTTTCCCAACCCGAACGTTTATTACACTCCACCCTACAGCTCTCTCGTCGAAAACCTACAGCATTTTTGCCAAAAACGCGCTAGTTGAATAACTAAAATCTTATCCTAGATGACTAGAAACTCATCTTAGATAACCTAAGCCAACAGAGATACTAGAGGCCCTACCCGTTTGAATTTTTTTCAAACTGCCTACTGACTATTGCTTACGAACCAGAAGCCCCATAGCTTCGCCAAAACTTT
The sequence above is a segment of the Bdellovibrionales bacterium CG10_big_fil_rev_8_21_14_0_10_45_34 genome. Coding sequences within it:
- a CDS encoding BolA family transcriptional regulator (positive transcriptional regulator of morphogenetic pathway; controlling several genes involved in oxidative stress, acid stress, heat shock, osmotic shock, and carbon-starvation stress); translation: MNLRANTIEKLLKQEFSPSRLEVIDESYMHSVGPDAQTHFKVVIVSKKFEGVRPVLRHAHIMNLLEKEFQFGLHALSIHAHTEAEFDPQKNTRSPKCANKR